From uncultured Roseateles sp., the proteins below share one genomic window:
- the fabD gene encoding ACP S-malonyltransferase: MSANFAFVFPGQGSQAVGMLDAWGDHPAVRSTLEEASAALGEDMARLIHEGPKEQLDLTTNTQPVMLTAGIACYRAWMQETGLAPVAAAGHSLGEYTALVAAGALSLVDALPLVRFRAQAMQEAVPVGVGAMAAILGLDAQTVIEVCAQAASQSGEAVEAANFNDPKQTVIAGTKAGVDKACELLKAAGAKRALLLSVSAPFHSSLMRPAAEALMGRLLTTAFAALQFPVVNNIDVAVAADADGLRDALYRQAFGPVRWVEVVQALKARGVTHVVECGPGKVLAGMVKRIDAELQSAAVLDPASLAEAKTLLA, from the coding sequence ATGAGCGCGAACTTCGCATTTGTATTCCCCGGCCAGGGCTCGCAAGCCGTTGGCATGCTGGACGCCTGGGGCGACCACCCGGCCGTGCGCAGCACCCTGGAAGAAGCCTCGGCCGCGCTGGGCGAAGACATGGCCCGCCTGATCCACGAAGGCCCCAAGGAGCAGCTGGACCTGACCACCAACACCCAGCCGGTGATGCTGACCGCCGGCATCGCCTGCTACCGCGCCTGGATGCAGGAGACGGGCCTGGCGCCCGTTGCCGCCGCCGGCCACTCGCTGGGCGAATACACGGCCCTGGTGGCCGCCGGTGCGCTGAGCCTGGTCGATGCGCTGCCGCTGGTGCGCTTCCGCGCCCAGGCCATGCAGGAGGCCGTGCCTGTCGGCGTGGGCGCGATGGCGGCCATCCTGGGCTTGGATGCCCAGACCGTGATCGAGGTCTGCGCGCAGGCCGCCAGCCAATCCGGCGAGGCGGTCGAGGCGGCCAATTTCAACGATCCCAAGCAGACCGTGATTGCCGGCACCAAAGCCGGCGTCGACAAGGCCTGCGAGCTGCTGAAGGCGGCCGGTGCCAAGCGGGCGCTGCTGCTGTCGGTGTCGGCGCCGTTCCACTCCAGCCTGATGCGCCCGGCGGCCGAGGCCTTGATGGGCCGGCTGCTGACCACGGCCTTTGCCGCGCTGCAGTTTCCGGTCGTCAACAACATCGACGTGGCCGTGGCGGCCGACGCCGACGGCCTGCGCGATGCGCTCTACCGCCAGGCCTTCGGTCCGGTGCGCTGGGTCGAGGTGGTGCAGGCGCTGAAAGCCCGAGGCGTGACACATGTGGTTGAATGCGGCCCTGGCAAGGTGCTGGCGGGCATGGTCAAGCGCATTGACGCGGAGCTGCAGAGCGCCGCCGTGCTGGACCCGGCCTCGCTGGCCGAAGCCAAGACCCTGCTGGCCTGA
- a CDS encoding beta-ketoacyl-ACP synthase III gives MTTSSPRYARITGTGSYLPPKRLSNAQLAEELAKSGVETSDEWIVERTGIRARHFAEADVASSDLALHAARAALEAAGIDAMQIDLIIVATSTPDMVFPSTACLLQQKLGVHGCAAFDVQAVCSGFVYALAIADSMIRTGAASKALVIGAETFSRILDFKDRTTCVLFGDGAGAVVLEASDTPGILATELHADGRHVDILCVPGNVSGGQILGDPLLKMDGQAVFKLAVGVLESVARSVLAKAGKTDADIDWLIPHQANIRIMQSTARKLKLSMDKVVVTVAEHGNTSAASIPLALDHAVKTGQIKKGDTLMLEGVGGGFTWGAVLVDF, from the coding sequence ATGACTACCTCATCCCCCCGCTACGCCCGCATCACCGGCACCGGCAGCTACCTCCCGCCCAAGCGCCTCAGCAATGCCCAATTGGCCGAGGAACTGGCCAAGAGCGGGGTGGAGACCTCGGACGAATGGATCGTCGAGCGCACCGGCATACGTGCGCGCCATTTCGCCGAGGCCGATGTCGCCTCCAGCGATCTGGCCCTGCATGCCGCGCGTGCCGCGCTTGAGGCGGCCGGCATTGACGCCATGCAGATCGATCTGATCATCGTCGCCACGTCCACACCCGATATGGTGTTCCCGTCCACCGCCTGCCTGCTGCAGCAGAAGCTGGGCGTGCATGGCTGCGCGGCCTTCGACGTGCAGGCCGTCTGCTCGGGCTTCGTCTATGCGCTGGCGATTGCCGATTCGATGATACGTACCGGTGCCGCCAGCAAGGCGCTGGTGATAGGCGCCGAGACCTTCTCGCGCATTCTCGATTTCAAGGACCGCACCACCTGCGTGCTGTTCGGCGACGGCGCCGGCGCCGTGGTGCTGGAAGCCAGCGACACGCCCGGCATCCTGGCCACCGAGCTGCATGCCGATGGCCGCCATGTCGACATCCTGTGCGTGCCGGGCAATGTCTCGGGCGGCCAGATCCTCGGCGACCCGCTGCTGAAGATGGACGGCCAGGCGGTGTTCAAGCTGGCTGTGGGCGTGCTCGAAAGCGTGGCCCGCTCGGTGCTGGCCAAGGCCGGCAAGACGGACGCCGACATCGACTGGCTGATACCGCACCAGGCCAATATACGCATCATGCAGAGCACGGCCCGCAAGCTGAAGCTTTCGATGGACAAGGTCGTCGTCACGGTGGCCGAGCACGGCAACACCTCGGCCGCGTCTATCCCGCTGGCGCTGGACCACGCGGTCAAGACCGGGCAGATCAAGAAGGGCGACACCTTGATGCTGGAAGGCGTCGGTGGGGGCTTCACCTGGGGCGCCGTCCTCGTTGATTTCTAA
- the plsX gene encoding phosphate acyltransferase PlsX: MIRLAIDCMGGDHGPSVTLPAAQAFLAAHPEAEVVLVGLPEALQAAAQWPRCHLLAASEVVSMDDSVEVALRRKKDSSMRVAIAQVKQGADVAVQAHACVSAGNTGALMAVARYVLKTLEGIDRPAIAAVLPNQLNGFTTVLDLGANVDCSAEHLLQFAVMGSALVAAVDGKENPSVGLLNIGEEAIKGSETIKRAGELLRAADAAGHMNFYGNVEGNDIFKGTTDLVVCDGFVGNVALKTAEGVAAMVYNIIKDEFTRNAFTRLAAVAAMPMLKRFKARVDHRRYSGGALLGLRGLVFKAHGSSDAFAFEQALNRAYDAARNHLLERVHDRILSTLSSMPASAADETPQTITVATAA, encoded by the coding sequence GTGATACGTCTGGCCATTGACTGCATGGGCGGCGACCACGGCCCGTCGGTGACCTTGCCCGCCGCGCAGGCCTTTCTGGCCGCACACCCCGAAGCCGAGGTGGTGCTGGTCGGTCTGCCCGAGGCGCTGCAAGCCGCGGCCCAGTGGCCGCGCTGCCATCTGCTGGCCGCGTCCGAGGTCGTCAGCATGGACGACTCGGTCGAGGTGGCCCTGCGTCGCAAGAAGGACTCGTCGATGCGCGTGGCGATCGCGCAGGTCAAGCAGGGCGCCGATGTCGCGGTTCAGGCCCATGCCTGCGTGTCGGCCGGCAACACCGGCGCACTGATGGCCGTGGCCCGCTATGTGCTCAAGACGCTTGAGGGCATTGACCGCCCGGCCATTGCCGCGGTGCTGCCAAATCAGCTGAATGGCTTCACCACCGTGCTCGATCTGGGTGCCAATGTGGACTGCTCGGCCGAGCATCTGCTGCAGTTCGCGGTCATGGGCAGCGCGCTGGTGGCGGCCGTCGATGGCAAGGAGAACCCCAGCGTGGGCCTCTTGAACATCGGCGAGGAGGCGATCAAGGGCAGCGAGACGATCAAGCGCGCCGGCGAACTGCTGCGCGCAGCCGATGCCGCCGGCCATATGAACTTCTACGGCAATGTCGAAGGCAATGACATCTTCAAGGGCACAACCGATCTGGTCGTCTGCGATGGCTTTGTCGGCAATGTCGCGCTGAAGACGGCCGAGGGCGTGGCCGCCATGGTCTACAACATCATCAAGGACGAATTCACCCGCAATGCCTTCACCCGCCTGGCGGCCGTGGCGGCAATGCCGATGTTGAAGCGCTTCAAGGCCCGTGTGGACCACCGTCGCTACAGCGGCGGCGCGCTCTTGGGTCTGCGTGGCCTGGTGTTCAAGGCCCATGGCTCGTCTGACGCATTCGCCTTCGAGCAGGCCCTGAACCGCGCTTATGATGCCGCCCGCAACCACCTGCTGGAGCGGGTACACGACCGCATTCTTTCCACGCTTTCGTCCATGCCCGCCAGCGCGGCCGACGAGACGCCACAGACCATCACGGTCGCCACCGCCGCATGA
- the rpmF gene encoding 50S ribosomal protein L32, giving the protein MAVQQNKKSPSKRGMHRSHNALVTPGTAIEPTTGEQHLRHHISPNGFYRGRKVLKTKADA; this is encoded by the coding sequence ATGGCCGTTCAGCAAAACAAGAAGTCGCCTTCCAAGCGTGGTATGCACCGTTCGCACAATGCTCTGGTTACCCCGGGCACCGCGATCGAGCCGACCACCGGCGAGCAGCATCTGCGTCACCACATCAGCCCCAACGGTTTCTACCGTGGGCGCAAGGTCCTGAAGACCAAGGCCGACGCCTGA
- a CDS encoding DUF177 domain-containing protein, with the protein MRVRVFDPLKLDMELFARDGAELSGTWLAATLERLAEDAAPEAPASGWPEVTWSARGEERQPRGGEAQTWLHLQAGATVALTCQRCLQPVRAALKLQREFRFVRDEQVAAQLDADAEEDVLTLQRHMSLLELVEDELLLALPIVPRHQTCPKPLPMPVDDLDMPALAGEQDGEKERKNPFAALAALKKMEPND; encoded by the coding sequence ATGAGAGTTCGTGTATTTGATCCCCTGAAGCTGGACATGGAGCTGTTCGCGCGCGATGGCGCCGAGTTGTCCGGCACATGGCTCGCCGCCACCCTGGAGCGTCTGGCCGAAGATGCCGCACCCGAGGCGCCCGCCAGCGGCTGGCCCGAGGTCACCTGGTCGGCCCGTGGTGAGGAGCGCCAGCCCCGCGGCGGCGAGGCGCAGACCTGGCTGCACCTGCAGGCCGGTGCCACCGTGGCCCTGACCTGCCAGCGCTGCCTGCAGCCGGTGCGCGCGGCGCTGAAGCTGCAGCGCGAATTCCGCTTCGTGCGCGATGAGCAGGTGGCCGCCCAGCTCGATGCCGATGCCGAAGAGGATGTGCTGACCCTGCAGCGCCATATGAGCCTGCTCGAATTGGTGGAAGACGAGCTGCTGCTGGCACTGCCCATCGTGCCGCGCCACCAGACCTGCCCCAAGCCCCTGCCTATGCCGGTCGATGACCTGGACATGCCGGCCTTGGCAGGCGAGCAGGACGGCGAGAAAGAGCGCAAAAACCCCTTCGCAGCGCTTGCGGCGCTGAAGAAGATGGAGCCCAATGATTGA
- a CDS encoding Maf family nucleotide pyrophosphatase, with product MQTRPALILGSTSRYRRELLERLRLPFMVAAPDVDETPLPEETPVALARRLALAKARAVAALHPQAIVIGSDQVADLNGQSLGKPGTHERAVAQLRAMRGQAVVFQTAVAVVCQATGFEAQDLAPVTVRFRDLSDAEIEAYLRAEEPYDCAGSAKSEALGIALVSAMESDDPTALVGLPLIRVCTMLRAAGLDPLA from the coding sequence ATGCAAACACGCCCTGCCCTCATTCTGGGCTCCACCTCGCGCTACCGGCGCGAGTTGCTGGAGCGCCTGCGTCTGCCCTTCATGGTGGCCGCGCCCGATGTCGATGAAACCCCGCTGCCCGAAGAGACGCCGGTCGCACTGGCCCGCCGCCTGGCATTGGCGAAAGCACGTGCCGTGGCGGCCCTGCATCCGCAGGCCATCGTGATCGGCTCCGACCAGGTCGCCGACCTGAATGGCCAAAGCCTGGGCAAGCCCGGCACCCATGAGCGGGCGGTCGCGCAACTGCGTGCGATGCGCGGCCAGGCAGTGGTGTTCCAGACTGCCGTGGCCGTGGTCTGCCAGGCGACGGGCTTCGAGGCGCAAGACCTGGCCCCGGTGACGGTGCGCTTTCGAGACCTGAGCGATGCCGAGATCGAGGCCTATCTGCGCGCCGAGGAACCGTACGACTGCGCCGGCAGCGCCAAGTCCGAGGCACTTGGCATTGCCCTGGTCAGCGCCATGGAGTCGGACGACCCGACCGCCCTGGTGGGCCTGCCGCTGATACGCGTGTGCACAATGCTGCGCGCCGCCGGCCTGGATCCCCTGGCATGA
- a CDS encoding SAM-dependent methyltransferase yields MSGRLILIPNTLDFGVDGAAVDLHEVLPLEVIRTAAKLTHWVAENAKTTRAFLKRVDAIQPLVQPLQSLNIVEMPRPPKGRAQPDTSASPWPALLAPARTGHDIGLISEAGLPAIADPGALLVAAAHAEGIEVVPLSGPSSLLLALGASGLNGQSFAFVGYLPVDAAARTAKLRELEGLSRRLGQTQLMIETPYRNQALLDGLLAGLQPQTQLSVSCGLTLPGGWTRTSTVAQWKAKPKTMPDKVPAVFALLAS; encoded by the coding sequence ATGAGCGGCCGACTGATACTGATCCCGAACACGCTGGACTTTGGTGTGGACGGCGCGGCTGTGGATTTGCACGAGGTGCTGCCGCTGGAGGTCATCCGCACCGCGGCCAAGCTTACACACTGGGTGGCCGAGAACGCCAAGACCACGCGAGCCTTCCTGAAGCGGGTTGATGCGATCCAGCCGCTGGTCCAGCCGCTGCAGAGCCTGAACATCGTCGAGATGCCGCGCCCGCCCAAGGGCCGGGCACAGCCGGACACCTCGGCCAGCCCCTGGCCGGCCCTGCTGGCGCCGGCTCGCACTGGGCATGACATCGGCCTGATCTCCGAGGCCGGCCTGCCGGCGATTGCTGACCCAGGCGCGCTGCTGGTGGCCGCCGCCCATGCCGAAGGCATTGAAGTCGTGCCCTTGAGCGGTCCCAGCTCTCTGCTATTGGCCTTGGGGGCCAGCGGACTGAACGGGCAGAGTTTTGCCTTTGTCGGCTACCTGCCGGTCGATGCAGCCGCGCGCACGGCCAAGCTGCGCGAACTGGAGGGCCTGTCACGTCGGCTGGGCCAGACCCAGCTGATGATCGAAACGCCCTACCGCAACCAGGCCCTGCTGGATGGTCTGCTGGCCGGCTTGCAGCCGCAGACGCAGCTGTCGGTCAGCTGCGGGCTGACCCTGCCCGGCGGCTGGACGCGCACCAGCACGGTGGCGCAGTGGAAGGCCAAACCCAAGACAATGCCGGACAAGGTGCCGGCGGTATTTGCGCTGCTGGCCAGCTAG